TGCTGGAACTTGCGAATGGAAAAGGGACGATTGCTTTGAAAGGAAAGGGAGGTGAAGCCATCTACCGCCAAATGGTCGGAGTGATGATGTGCATGATCGTGTTCATGTTCGCAATGGCCGTGCTCATGATCACAGTTGCTATGGTCGCCATGGGCATGGGTAGCATCAGGTTCGTGGTGGGGTGCGTGGCCAGACGCGTGGGCATGTTCACAATGGCCATGTTCGTGATCGCAATGGGTGTGATCGTGCCCGTTGGGAGTGGGATCAGCGTTGGTGGCGCGATCGTGCTCAGGATGGAAATACCTATCCGACTCGAACAGCCCCACACTCAGGATCAAAGGCAAGGGAACATTCCCCCTCACGGTTCGGAGCACGCGGGCATCCTGCTTAATATCGCGAATGCGAGCCTCCAGCCGATCTAAATCCGCTTCATCCACTAGATCCGCCTTATTCAGCAAAATAATGTCTCCATAAGCAATTTGGTTATAGGCCGCTTGACTGTTGAACAGATCCAAGCTGTAGTTCTCAGCATCCACCAGGGTAATAATCGAATCCAGACGTGTCAGATCCCGTAGTTCGGTCCCCAGGAAGGACAGGGCCACGGGCAGGGGGTCTGCTAGCCCCGTCGTTTCAACCACCAGGTAATCGACCCGATCCGGGCGCTCTAACACCTTGTAGACAGCTTCAATCAGATCGTTATTGATGGTGCAGCAGATACAGCCATTGCTTAACGCCACCATGTCATCTTCAGTGGCAATGATTAGCTCATTATCGATCCCGATCTCGCCAAACTCATTGACCAAAACGGCTGTTTTGAGGCCCTGCTGGTTGCTGAGGATATGGTTAAGCAGGGTTGTCTTACCACTGCCCAGGAAACCGGTAATGATGGTGACGGGCATCCCATGCTTGGGGGCATCCATTGCGGTTGCAGGGGTGGGTGAGAGGATGGATTGTGTCATAACAGCACTATCTGCAAGGAACCGAGAGACTATCCATGAGCCTAACAAAAATTGCTGGCATTCTGTGGCCAGCGTGGGCGAGATGGCAGCGATCGTCCCTCGAGTGAGCGTGAGCTGATTGACGGTACCAAGGGCTGGGCAATAGGTATTTTGGCGGATGCGTGGTTCAATATTACTCAGCCTTTTACGAGTATTTACATGACAGCAACGACGGACAAACCCGCCTGTAAGGCCGAGCAAACGGCGATCGCTCCTACGACCCACGCTAACTTTGAATTAAAAGATGTCATCAAAAGCATCCCCCGCGAGTGTTTTGAGAAAAATCGCGTAAAAGCCTGGTTTAACGTTTTCCTGAGTACCGCTGCCGTCAGTCTGGGCTATATCGCCATTGCCTATTGCCCCTGGTATTTGCTGCCCGTTGCCTGGTTTTTTACGGGCACAGCCCTGACCGGCTGGTTTGTAATTGCCCATGACTGTGGTCATCGCTCCTTTGCCCAGCGCCGCTGGGTGAATGATGGGGTTGGTCATCTGTTGATGTTGCCCCTCATTTACCCCTTCCATAGCTGGCGGCTACTCCACAATCACCACCATGCCCACACCAATAAGATGGAAGAGGATAATGGGTGGCGGCCCTGGACACGGGAGGAGTATGCCAGTGCTAGCCCTTTCATGCGGGGCTTCTATCGATCGCTACGGGGACGGTTGTGGTGGCTGGCGTCGATCGCCCACTGGGCTACGCTACACTTTGATCCGCGCCAAGTTAAACCTCGGCACCGGAATGCAGTCAGGCGTTCGATCGCGGTGGTGGTTATTTTCGCGACCATCTTTTTCCCAGCGCTGATCCTGACGACAGGGGTTTGGGGCTTTGTGAAGTTCTGGCTGATGCCCTGGTTAGGCTATCACTTTTGGATGAGTACCTTCACCCTGGTTCATCATACTGATCCGGAGATCCAATTTTATCCGGCGGCCCAATGGCACGAAGCCTATTCCCAACTCGCGGGCACTCTCCACTGTACCTATCCCCGCTGGGTGGAAATCCTTTGTCACAACATCAATGTGCATGTGCCCCACCATATCTCGGCGGCGATCCCGTCCTACAATCTCCCGATGGCCTATGCCAGCCTCAAGCAAAATTGGGGAGAGTATATCCAGGAACGGCAGTTTTCCTGGGCAATGATGCAGCGGATCATCAATCACTGCCATCTTTATGATCCGAGGGTCGCCTACCAACCCTTTGATCGCGATCGCTAGCTCCAGCACTGAATATAGGGTCATCTGAATATAGGGTCAGGCGAGCGAGCAAGAATGGCTTTCTTGCCTGCAACCCCCTATAACAACCCTCTACGACACTATTGTTAGTTTTTGGTTAGTTTTTGCAGAGGATTGATAGTCTTTACAATTTAGGCCGAAACGGTGCCCTCATCCCTAGTCTCTCTCCCAGAGCGGGACAGGGGAGTGAAGAACTGTATCGTTCTTATTTGGATTGACCATACAGTCTTTACCTTAATCATAAAGTGCAGCTTTACCCGGGTAGGATGGGCGCAGTCCATAGGTGTGGCTCTCCCCACCTGGGAGAAGGGGTTGGGGGATGCGGGCCGCCGGTCGGATCGAGATCCAAGTCTTAACCGTGTACTGAGTAAATTAGGTAAAGGCTGTATAGTTATTTCAGATTAGAAAGAGATGTCTAAGCCCCCTCCCTCTCTAGGGGTTGGAGGTGAGCGTGTTGTTTCAGCCTAAATGGCAATGACTATAATGCTTTCGGCGGATGTCGCCCTCTATCAAGCTAGGTGCCGAGAAATCGGGGGGCTAGGGCAGCGATCGCGATCTGCAATCGGCTACTCCTCTAATCTCTACGACCTAATCTCTATGACCGATCAAGGGTTGAGCCTGCTGATAGTCCCTTAGGGGGAGTCAATCCGGCCAGGATTACCGCAGGGCTTCCGGTACGGTTACGGCTGAGAGACCGGCGATCGCCCGTAGGTTTTGCGATCGCAGCAACTCGACGAAACTGAGCGTGGTCCGATTTTCCAGATCCGCGATCGCGGCAATTCCCTCTAATAGATGCCGTGCCGCATCAGCTTCCGTATAGCCCCGCCGTTGGGCGGTTTGCAGGGCTGCTTCATCCGCTTCGAGTTCGCGCTGGGTTTGGGTCTGACTG
This DNA window, taken from Trichothermofontia sichuanensis B231, encodes the following:
- a CDS encoding CobW family GTP-binding protein, which encodes MTQSILSPTPATAMDAPKHGMPVTIITGFLGSGKTTLLNHILSNQQGLKTAVLVNEFGEIGIDNELIIATEDDMVALSNGCICCTINNDLIEAVYKVLERPDRVDYLVVETTGLADPLPVALSFLGTELRDLTRLDSIITLVDAENYSLDLFNSQAAYNQIAYGDIILLNKADLVDEADLDRLEARIRDIKQDARVLRTVRGNVPLPLILSVGLFESDRYFHPEHDRATNADPTPNGHDHTHCDHEHGHCEHAHASGHAPHHEPDATHAHGDHSNCDHEHGHCEHEHDHAHHHSDHLAVDGFTSLSFQSNRPFSIRKFQHFLDNQLPPTVFRAKGILWFDESPKRHIFHLSGKRFSLDDEEWKGQPQNQLVLIGQDLDHATLRTQLNNCLCMPSSPNRGKSFR
- a CDS encoding fatty acid desaturase, producing the protein MTATTDKPACKAEQTAIAPTTHANFELKDVIKSIPRECFEKNRVKAWFNVFLSTAAVSLGYIAIAYCPWYLLPVAWFFTGTALTGWFVIAHDCGHRSFAQRRWVNDGVGHLLMLPLIYPFHSWRLLHNHHHAHTNKMEEDNGWRPWTREEYASASPFMRGFYRSLRGRLWWLASIAHWATLHFDPRQVKPRHRNAVRRSIAVVVIFATIFFPALILTTGVWGFVKFWLMPWLGYHFWMSTFTLVHHTDPEIQFYPAAQWHEAYSQLAGTLHCTYPRWVEILCHNINVHVPHHISAAIPSYNLPMAYASLKQNWGEYIQERQFSWAMMQRIINHCHLYDPRVAYQPFDRDR